The following proteins are encoded in a genomic region of Clostridium kluyveri:
- a CDS encoding DNA adenine methylase: protein MKLKNLSNIKWIGGKHGKEERYLELMPKHKIFADCTFGSGAVTFYKSVKSPAKITVVNDKNDELINYMLVLRDRPEELFHACDGLPYSEALYKKYKWDPLPEDSLERAVRFFYKMRLTFSGGGHKYRNGLGLSKTQDKAGTYRSAVNLIPKMAQIIKTWNILCRDFQEVIDFYDTEDTLFFLDPPYVGYENIYAGGFQPEDHLRLRRRLEKIKGKAMVCYYPDPLIDELYYDWHRVEYNTASQIEVRSDGDKCPIRTELILMNYKPQVEEQMKIV, encoded by the coding sequence GTGAAACTTAAGAATTTAAGCAACATAAAGTGGATTGGTGGCAAACATGGAAAGGAAGAACGGTACCTGGAACTTATGCCTAAACATAAAATATTTGCGGACTGTACTTTTGGAAGTGGAGCTGTGACTTTTTACAAGAGTGTCAAGTCTCCGGCCAAAATAACAGTTGTCAATGATAAAAATGACGAGCTTATAAACTACATGCTTGTTTTAAGGGATAGACCGGAAGAATTATTCCATGCATGTGATGGGCTGCCATACAGTGAAGCACTTTATAAAAAATATAAATGGGACCCTCTACCTGAGGATAGTTTAGAAAGAGCTGTCAGGTTTTTTTACAAGATGCGGTTGACATTCTCAGGAGGAGGCCACAAATACAGGAATGGATTAGGGCTTTCAAAGACTCAAGACAAGGCTGGGACTTATAGGTCTGCAGTTAACTTAATACCTAAGATGGCCCAAATAATCAAGACATGGAATATACTCTGCAGGGATTTTCAGGAGGTAATTGATTTCTACGATACGGAAGATACATTGTTCTTCCTAGACCCTCCCTATGTGGGATATGAAAATATTTATGCGGGTGGATTTCAACCAGAGGACCATTTGAGGCTAAGAAGGAGACTTGAAAAAATAAAGGGAAAAGCCATGGTCTGCTACTATCCGGATCCGTTGATTGATGAATTATATTATGACTGGCACAGGGTTGAATACAATACAGCTTCACAGATTGAGGTTAGAAGTGATGGAGATAAGTGTCCGATCCGGACTGAATTAATTCTCATGAACTATAAACCTCAGGTAGAGGAACAGATGAAAATTGTTTGA
- a CDS encoding MazG-like family protein, which produces MVLRKLIDRRGNKIDNRTMSWQDWKDKVLEEAGELCEALSSGDKKKIMEEVLDVIQVGIGILAKLFRENFDIVQGFHRHNKKLVDRGCEACGEVGANVCRK; this is translated from the coding sequence ATGGTGCTTAGGAAGCTGATAGACCGAAGAGGAAATAAGATAGACAATCGTACAATGTCTTGGCAGGATTGGAAGGATAAAGTTTTAGAGGAAGCAGGAGAGCTGTGTGAGGCTCTCTCCTCTGGAGATAAGAAAAAGATAATGGAAGAGGTGCTGGATGTTATTCAAGTGGGTATTGGGATTCTGGCCAAGCTTTTTAGAGAGAATTTTGACATAGTTCAGGGATTTCACAGGCACAACAAAAAGTTGGTTGACAGAGGCTGTGAGGCTTGCGGGGAAGTTGGGGCTAATGTGTGTAGGAAGTAG
- a CDS encoding recombinase RecT: MENKSTAITLAKEDALNQITEKIGELRKNNDIAFPPNYSVANALNSAWLQLQEVKDKSNKPALEVCTKNSIIGSLYDMCLQGLTPAKKQCYFIVYGNQLQLMRSYMGTVAVTKRLKGVKDIKAYCIYEGDEFEQTYDLDTATLKISKFNPKFENIDTNKIKGAFAVVIGENGPIHVEVMNIDQIRKAWGQGIAYKSGKSTAHNNFTDEMAKKSVINRACKMYANTSDDSDLLIEAFNNTDKTYDEESMVGNVEYEVKEEIKEKANKKSIDIKASEEKTEKQNVIDVEPEKVEEKHNSTPTEQTETEGPGF, from the coding sequence ATGGAAAATAAAAGCACTGCAATAACACTAGCCAAAGAGGATGCCCTAAATCAGATAACGGAAAAGATAGGGGAACTTAGAAAAAATAATGATATAGCATTTCCTCCTAATTATTCAGTTGCCAATGCCCTAAACAGTGCATGGCTCCAACTTCAGGAAGTCAAGGACAAGAGCAATAAACCGGCACTTGAGGTATGTACCAAAAATTCAATTATAGGTTCTCTTTATGATATGTGCCTGCAGGGACTGACACCTGCTAAAAAACAATGCTATTTTATAGTCTACGGAAACCAGCTGCAGCTTATGAGAAGTTATATGGGAACTGTAGCAGTAACAAAGAGATTAAAAGGTGTTAAAGATATAAAAGCTTATTGCATTTACGAGGGTGATGAATTTGAACAGACATATGATCTGGATACAGCAACTTTAAAGATTAGTAAATTCAATCCCAAGTTTGAAAATATAGATACAAATAAAATCAAAGGTGCCTTTGCAGTAGTAATCGGAGAGAATGGTCCCATCCATGTAGAGGTAATGAATATCGACCAGATTAGAAAAGCATGGGGACAGGGTATTGCCTATAAAAGTGGAAAATCTACAGCCCATAATAATTTTACAGATGAAATGGCAAAGAAATCGGTGATAAACAGGGCTTGCAAGATGTATGCAAATACTTCTGACGACAGTGACCTTTTGATTGAAGCTTTTAACAATACGGACAAGACCTATGATGAGGAGAGCATGGTAGGTAATGTTGAATATGAAGTTAAGGAAGAGATAAAGGAAAAGGCCAATAAGAAGTCTATAGATATAAAGGCTTCTGAGGAAAAGACGGAAAAGCAGAATGTAATTGATGTGGAGCCTGAGAAGGTGGAAGAAAAACATAATTCAACCCCTACAGAACAAACTGAAACGGAAGGGCCAGGATTTTGA
- a CDS encoding AAA family ATPase — protein MSKTIVLEKLTLKNFKGIKDLTIDFSNITNIYGDNATGKTTIFDAFTWLLFNKDSQDISKFDVQPLDGDNKVVHRVDTEVEAVLEINGVNMLLRKLLKEKWVKPKGKTESEFQGATASYYIDDVPKKEKEYKKKINEIIQEDIFKLLTNPMHFSTKMTWQERKNILMGMIGEITDQNVIDSKGKLKPLEELLVNKDIDELKKSINASRKKLIKDKESIPPRVDELRKSIRKEDIDFKALEFRKRGIVAGMKSVEEQLLDKTKLDDELFMKKDKLYGLKSKLKDIEHEEVEKAESGRDKIAQDISSLNGEIAELKFDIKSLEMEKNNNLKIASNLEVEVKNLRDKWYEEDAKVFELPEDARICPTCHRPFDEEDIESHRQEMEGNFKQNKSKILKSIKAQGLEKSNELEKYKERVLNNETALKNARDSLEKLNNEKDKLQSEIDNFKVTIDLDSNMEYQEILKQVEDLEMELSKPVERDTQIRELKERKESIEKELEEVNYKLGYREMNDRTNARIEELLNKEKELSQQIANLDKKESLCDEFIKTKVELMESSINSKFKYVKFRFFKTLVNGGIEEGCEPLVDGVPFSTNLNSGARINAGIDIINTLSQHYGINAPIFIDNRESTTKLIDVESQVVNLVVSKSDKKLRIENGELVEEKQLAS, from the coding sequence ATGAGTAAAACAATAGTTTTAGAAAAACTGACTCTTAAGAATTTCAAAGGTATCAAGGACTTAACAATAGATTTTTCAAACATAACCAACATCTACGGTGACAATGCCACAGGAAAGACTACGATATTTGATGCCTTTACATGGCTTTTGTTTAACAAAGACAGCCAGGATATAAGCAAATTTGATGTACAACCACTTGATGGGGACAATAAAGTAGTTCATAGGGTTGATACGGAAGTGGAAGCAGTACTTGAGATAAATGGTGTGAACATGTTGTTAAGGAAACTCTTGAAAGAAAAGTGGGTTAAACCAAAGGGAAAAACTGAATCAGAGTTTCAGGGTGCCACTGCTTCTTACTATATTGATGATGTACCCAAGAAAGAGAAAGAGTATAAGAAGAAAATAAATGAAATCATCCAGGAGGATATATTTAAGCTCCTGACAAATCCAATGCATTTCTCAACTAAAATGACATGGCAGGAAAGAAAAAATATACTCATGGGAATGATAGGTGAAATTACAGATCAGAATGTTATTGATTCAAAGGGAAAATTGAAACCTCTGGAAGAACTTCTTGTAAACAAGGATATAGATGAACTTAAAAAAAGCATAAATGCATCAAGAAAGAAATTGATCAAGGACAAGGAGTCAATACCTCCTAGAGTTGACGAACTTAGAAAAAGTATAAGAAAAGAAGATATTGACTTTAAAGCCTTGGAGTTTAGAAAACGTGGAATAGTTGCAGGAATGAAAAGTGTGGAGGAGCAGCTCCTTGATAAGACAAAACTTGATGATGAACTATTTATGAAGAAAGATAAACTTTATGGACTTAAATCCAAATTAAAAGATATTGAACATGAGGAAGTTGAAAAGGCCGAAAGTGGAAGAGATAAAATAGCCCAGGATATAAGCAGCTTGAATGGGGAAATAGCTGAACTCAAGTTTGATATTAAATCCCTTGAAATGGAGAAAAACAACAACCTTAAAATAGCCAGCAACTTAGAAGTAGAAGTTAAGAATTTAAGGGACAAGTGGTATGAGGAAGATGCAAAAGTTTTTGAACTTCCAGAAGATGCACGTATATGTCCTACCTGCCACCGTCCTTTTGACGAGGAGGATATTGAAAGCCACAGGCAAGAGATGGAGGGGAACTTTAAACAGAATAAGTCCAAAATCTTGAAAAGTATAAAAGCTCAAGGTTTAGAAAAATCTAATGAACTTGAAAAGTATAAAGAGAGAGTATTGAATAATGAAACTGCCCTGAAAAATGCTAGGGATTCTCTGGAAAAGCTCAATAATGAAAAAGATAAACTTCAATCTGAAATAGATAACTTCAAGGTGACCATAGACCTTGATAGTAATATGGAATATCAGGAGATATTAAAACAGGTGGAAGACCTTGAAATGGAACTCTCAAAACCAGTGGAACGGGATACCCAGATAAGAGAACTTAAAGAGAGAAAAGAAAGTATAGAAAAAGAACTTGAGGAGGTCAACTACAAGCTGGGATACAGGGAAATGAATGATAGAACAAATGCCAGGATTGAGGAACTTTTGAACAAAGAAAAAGAGCTAAGCCAGCAGATTGCCAACTTGGATAAAAAAGAATCTCTGTGTGATGAATTCATAAAAACCAAGGTTGAACTTATGGAATCAAGTATTAATTCTAAATTCAAATATGTTAAGTTCAGATTCTTTAAAACCTTGGTTAATGGAGGGATTGAAGAGGGCTGTGAACCCCTTGTAGATGGAGTTCCATTTTCTACGAACTTGAATTCAGGTGCCAGAATTAATGCCGGTATAGATATTATAAACACCTTGTCTCAGCACTACGGAATTAATGCACCAATATTTATAGATAACAGGGAAAGCACCACAAAACTTATAGATGTAGAGAGTCAAGTAGTCAATCTAGTGGTAAGCAAGTCAGATAAAAAATTAAGAATTGAAAATGGTGAACTTGTGGAGGAAAAGCAGCTTGCAAGTTAA
- a CDS encoding ATP-binding protein, whose product MIETQNKKIQKRGSTAPGLVSTSETELDNCPVCGEPTGKVVRLMGRNYIVPRMCKCKKEAFEENERISQAREKQIRLERIFNNSLMTREFREFTFESWDHTLGNESMYELGIKYVKCFKEKALKENVGLLIYGKPGNGKTFLSGCIANTLIKQFIPVVCVSAIGILERIKSSFRSYGDEGVQNILNCLDNADLVIIDDIGVENNTDWSRATMYQILDSRYRKKKPLIITSNLSMNQLKRRYDRDCEYDIGRTADRLIHDMCSPIENTGSSIRIKNGIRKTQILRDILNS is encoded by the coding sequence ATGATAGAGACCCAAAACAAGAAAATACAGAAAAGGGGATCGACAGCTCCGGGATTGGTTTCCACTTCTGAAACAGAACTAGACAATTGTCCTGTTTGTGGTGAACCTACAGGAAAAGTGGTCAGGCTAATGGGGAGAAATTATATAGTCCCAAGGATGTGTAAGTGTAAAAAAGAAGCCTTTGAAGAAAACGAGCGTATATCTCAAGCCAGAGAAAAGCAGATTAGGCTTGAGAGAATATTTAATAACAGCTTAATGACCAGGGAGTTTAGGGAGTTCACCTTTGAAAGCTGGGACCATACTTTGGGCAATGAGAGCATGTATGAACTAGGAATAAAGTATGTGAAATGTTTCAAAGAAAAAGCCTTGAAAGAAAACGTAGGCCTGCTTATTTACGGAAAGCCAGGTAACGGAAAAACATTTTTATCGGGGTGTATTGCTAATACACTTATAAAACAGTTTATACCTGTGGTTTGTGTTTCTGCTATTGGAATTTTGGAGAGGATAAAGAGCAGTTTCAGAAGCTACGGTGATGAAGGAGTGCAAAACATACTCAATTGCTTGGATAACGCAGATTTGGTGATTATTGACGATATAGGAGTTGAAAATAATACGGATTGGTCCAGAGCTACCATGTATCAAATATTGGATTCAAGATACAGGAAGAAAAAACCATTAATTATAACGTCAAATCTGTCAATGAATCAGCTTAAGAGAAGATATGACAGGGACTGTGAATATGATATTGGCAGAACTGCAGATAGATTAATCCATGATATGTGTTCCCCTATTGAAAATACAGGTTCAAGTATACGGATAAAGAATGGGATTAGAAAAACCCAGATACTCAGAGATATACTAAACAGTTAG
- a CDS encoding DUF3231 family protein: protein MGNTTKTPLVASEISGIWNSYMAGNLVGRIVRYFSNRVDDDEIRDILQYALNLFNQRIEVLTNLFNQEKLPLPEGITDSDIDVNAPRLFSDTLYLQYIAYEAKSAVRSYSVILGHVTRPDIRDYFSKCIQESTDVYNRAAELGLSKGIFIKAPRIEVPKKVEYIKSKSFILDSFGKKRALLADEITDIVSITNDTVIRRALLVGFNQVCKDKKVCNYISRVINLATKQNDGFNSFLVDEVIPIGSSSDSYVTDSTISPFSEKLMLSKVSLMYRLKIGSIGLALANIMRSDLKATYRKYLDEAMEYSKDGVNIMIDNEWFEQPPQAINHENLVGV from the coding sequence ATGGGGAACACCACAAAAACGCCATTAGTTGCATCAGAAATATCAGGTATTTGGAACTCTTATATGGCTGGAAATCTAGTTGGACGCATAGTTAGATATTTTTCCAACAGAGTTGATGATGATGAAATTCGTGATATTTTACAGTATGCTCTAAATTTATTTAATCAGCGTATTGAAGTATTAACTAATTTATTTAATCAAGAGAAACTACCTTTACCAGAAGGTATTACAGACAGCGATATTGATGTAAATGCTCCACGTTTATTTTCTGACACTCTCTACTTGCAGTATATAGCATATGAGGCAAAATCAGCAGTGCGTAGCTATAGTGTGATTTTAGGTCATGTGACACGTCCTGATATTAGAGATTATTTCTCAAAATGCATTCAAGAAAGTACTGACGTCTATAACAGGGCGGCAGAACTGGGCTTATCAAAGGGTATTTTTATTAAAGCACCTCGGATAGAAGTACCTAAAAAAGTTGAATATATAAAAAGTAAAAGTTTTATTTTAGATAGTTTTGGAAAGAAGAGAGCTTTACTTGCAGATGAAATAACGGACATTGTTTCTATCACCAATGATACCGTGATAAGAAGAGCTTTACTAGTTGGTTTTAATCAAGTGTGTAAAGACAAAAAAGTTTGTAATTATATATCAAGAGTTATAAATCTTGCAACTAAACAAAATGATGGTTTTAATTCATTCTTAGTAGATGAAGTTATTCCAATTGGAAGCTCTTCGGATTCATATGTAACTGACTCAACAATTTCACCATTTTCAGAGAAACTTATGTTAAGTAAAGTTTCTCTAATGTATAGGTTAAAGATAGGTAGTATAGGGCTAGCATTGGCAAATATAATGAGAAGTGACTTGAAGGCTACATATAGAAAATATTTAGATGAAGCTATGGAGTATTCTAAAGATGGTGTAAATATCATGATTGATAATGAATGGTTTGAACAGCCCCCACAGGCAATAAACCATGAAAATTTGGTAGGAGTTTGA
- a CDS encoding DNA cytosine methyltransferase has product MKQISILDEIIVDNFAGGGGASTGIEMATGHSVEIAINHDPAAIAMHKVNHPQTEHYCESVWEVDPVKAVRGRRVGLAWFSPDCKHFSKAKGGKPCDKKIRGLAWIVLKWAALVRPRVIMLENVEEFQTWGPLNRRRHPIKNKKGETYWKWRKQLEALGYKVDSRELIAADYGTPTKRKRFFMVARCDGQPIIWPKKTHGDRNSEEVKNGILKPYVPAAEVIDWSIPCKSIFGRKKPLVKNTMKRIARGIQKFVIENPEPFIMQIGQTGFTKDRNKSIHEPLTTIVSKAEHCLVTPYLIQYHSETTKDGVRGQSIKEPIMTLDSSPRYGLVSAFIIQMNKNMIGTDMKEPINTIVAGPGHMGEVRAFLIKYYGQGVGQDINEPLDTIVSKDRFGLVTIYGQDYQIADIGMRMLEPHELFVAQGFPSNYIIDHDYEGKRYPKTAQVARCGNAVPPPFAEALVRANLPELCEGNGRFREVG; this is encoded by the coding sequence ATGAAGCAGATTAGTATACTGGATGAAATTATAGTAGATAATTTCGCTGGAGGTGGCGGAGCATCAACTGGAATAGAGATGGCCACCGGGCATAGCGTAGAGATTGCAATTAACCATGATCCTGCAGCAATAGCCATGCATAAAGTGAATCATCCTCAGACAGAACATTATTGTGAATCTGTTTGGGAAGTTGATCCGGTGAAAGCTGTAAGAGGTAGAAGAGTTGGTTTAGCTTGGTTTAGTCCCGATTGTAAGCATTTTTCAAAGGCAAAAGGAGGAAAACCATGTGATAAAAAAATAAGAGGTTTAGCATGGATTGTACTGAAATGGGCTGCTCTAGTCAGGCCACGGGTGATTATGCTTGAAAATGTAGAGGAGTTTCAGACTTGGGGACCTTTGAACAGAAGAAGGCATCCTATAAAAAATAAAAAGGGAGAAACTTATTGGAAATGGAGAAAGCAACTTGAAGCCTTAGGATATAAAGTTGATTCAAGAGAATTGATTGCAGCTGACTATGGAACTCCAACAAAGAGAAAGCGTTTTTTTATGGTTGCAAGATGTGATGGTCAACCTATTATATGGCCTAAGAAAACTCATGGAGATAGAAATAGTGAGGAAGTTAAAAACGGAATACTAAAGCCGTATGTTCCAGCAGCTGAGGTTATTGATTGGAGTATCCCTTGCAAAAGCATATTTGGTAGAAAAAAGCCACTTGTGAAAAATACTATGAAACGCATAGCAAGAGGAATACAAAAGTTTGTAATTGAAAATCCTGAGCCGTTTATAATGCAAATTGGTCAAACTGGATTCACGAAAGATAGAAATAAATCAATTCATGAGCCGTTAACAACTATAGTAAGTAAGGCAGAACATTGTTTAGTAACACCTTACTTAATTCAATATCATTCAGAAACCACTAAAGATGGAGTAAGAGGACAATCTATTAAAGAGCCAATTATGACATTAGATAGTTCACCCAGATATGGATTAGTAAGTGCGTTTATTATACAGATGAATAAAAATATGATAGGAACAGATATGAAAGAACCTATTAATACCATTGTTGCAGGACCAGGACACATGGGAGAAGTAAGAGCTTTCTTGATTAAGTATTATGGTCAAGGTGTGGGGCAGGATATTAATGAACCATTAGATACTATAGTCAGTAAAGATAGATTTGGATTAGTTACAATTTATGGACAAGATTATCAAATAGCTGATATTGGAATGAGAATGCTAGAGCCTCATGAACTATTTGTAGCTCAAGGGTTTCCAAGTAACTATATTATAGATCATGATTATGAAGGGAAAAGATATCCGAAAACAGCTCAAGTAGCACGTTGTGGCAATGCAGTACCTCCACCCTTTGCAGAAGCACTGGTAAGAGCAAATCTTCCAGAGTTATGCGAAGGCAATGGAAGGTTTAGAGAAGTAGGTTAA
- a CDS encoding MBL fold metallo-hydrolase: protein MKLTVLGSGSSGNCYLLQNKDEILIVECGLSYKTILKGLDFNLMNVVGCLVTHCHKDHSKAIKEFINNGIDVYSSSGTLKAVDAGDYRAQVIESENQVSIGYFTILPFETEHDAVEPLGFLIQHSDMGKLLFITDSYYCQYNFTGLNHIMIECNYSMDIVNENFEKGLIHPVLRNRLLKSHFSLENVKEFLKVTDLSQVKDIVLLHLSDSNSNAAQFQEEIERLTGKPTYIADKGLKIDLF from the coding sequence ATGAAGCTCACAGTATTGGGGAGTGGTAGCAGTGGTAACTGCTATCTACTCCAGAATAAAGACGAAATCTTAATTGTAGAATGTGGATTGTCCTATAAGACTATTTTAAAAGGACTGGATTTTAATTTGATGAATGTTGTAGGGTGTTTGGTCACCCATTGTCATAAGGATCATTCTAAGGCTATAAAGGAGTTTATCAATAACGGAATAGATGTTTACAGCAGCAGTGGAACATTAAAGGCAGTAGATGCTGGGGATTATAGAGCACAAGTAATTGAATCTGAAAATCAGGTTTCTATAGGGTATTTTACTATACTTCCCTTTGAAACTGAACATGATGCAGTAGAGCCTTTAGGGTTTCTTATACAACATAGTGATATGGGTAAACTGCTCTTTATTACAGATAGTTACTACTGCCAGTATAACTTTACAGGACTTAATCACATTATGATTGAGTGCAACTACAGTATGGATATTGTAAATGAAAACTTTGAAAAGGGATTAATACATCCTGTGCTTAGAAACAGGCTTTTGAAATCTCATTTTAGCCTGGAGAATGTAAAAGAATTTTTAAAGGTCACTGATTTAAGTCAGGTTAAAGATATTGTGCTTTTACATCTTAGTGATAGCAATAGTAATGCTGCACAGTTTCAAGAAGAGATAGAAAGGCTTACAGGAAAGCCTACCTATATTGCGGATAAAGGTTTGAAGATAGATTTATTTTAA